Proteins co-encoded in one Gracilimonas sediminicola genomic window:
- the thrA gene encoding bifunctional aspartate kinase/homoserine dehydrogenase I: protein MFVLKFGGTSVATSENLKKVRNIVSEQSESQKVVVVVSALGGITNQLQECALLASEGKESYKEVLQSIEKRHIELCNELLSVKERNNTLTRTKLLLNDLEDIYRGVFLIRELSPRSLDHILSYGEVLSAAIISDYFRSTGLDTLLLDSKNFIKTDNRFGKATVDAKTTYTKIQKEFESAAQISVCPGFVASSKNDGLITTLGRGGSDYTAALIAAALEAKEIQIWTDVSGMMTSDPRLVPNAHPIEHLSYEEAMELSHFGAKVIYPPTIQPVLDADIPVHIKNTFQSDNPGTLISKDGPENGQVVKGTSCIQEIALCTLTGSGMIAVPNISYRLFGSLSRQEVNVIMITQASSEHSITVGIALDDIDKARQAISEEFSYEIETHKINPLEVETGLSIIALVGSRMKKQVGVSAKLFDTLSHNGVNIRAIAQGSTELNITVVIDKKDLKKSLNSIHESFFLSDRRKLHLFMIGVGNVGQVFIEQVKAQQEYLAKKHNLDVYIAGLANSRQMYFHEEGIDLENWQDLMENNHQKMDTEKFVEKMKDLNLRNSVCIDSTASEDIAKLYKDVLESSISIVTPNKIACSSSFNNFKELTDSAIKYKSKFLYETNVGAGLPVISTLNDLIKSGDEVHKIQAVLSGTLNFIFNNYDGTQKFSEVVQAAKEAGFTEPDPRIDLSGVDVMRKILILARVSGYKLELDDIVNNGFVPEECMNTDSLDEFYTKLDEHDEVFKEIYKKADKQNKRLKYVATFVDGKSQTGLEAFEADHPFYNLGGKDNIVLFHTNRYSDQPLVVKGAGAGAAVTASGIFADIMKIASA, encoded by the coding sequence ATGTTTGTATTGAAATTTGGTGGAACCTCTGTAGCCACTTCAGAAAACCTAAAGAAAGTCCGTAATATCGTTAGTGAGCAGTCTGAATCACAAAAAGTAGTTGTAGTTGTATCTGCCTTGGGTGGTATTACTAATCAGTTACAGGAATGTGCGTTGCTGGCTTCCGAAGGGAAGGAATCGTACAAAGAAGTTCTCCAAAGCATTGAAAAACGCCATATTGAACTTTGCAATGAACTTCTGTCTGTAAAAGAGCGAAATAATACGCTTACGCGTACTAAACTTCTTTTGAACGATCTTGAAGATATTTATCGGGGTGTATTTTTGATTCGCGAGCTCTCCCCTCGTTCATTAGACCATATTTTGAGTTACGGAGAAGTACTTTCTGCAGCAATTATTTCTGATTACTTCAGGTCAACCGGGTTAGACACTCTTCTACTCGATTCTAAGAATTTTATTAAAACTGATAATCGGTTTGGCAAAGCAACCGTAGATGCAAAAACCACCTATACTAAAATTCAAAAGGAATTTGAATCAGCTGCTCAAATATCTGTATGTCCCGGATTTGTAGCGTCATCAAAAAATGATGGATTAATTACAACTTTAGGCCGCGGAGGTTCCGACTATACTGCCGCATTGATAGCTGCAGCCCTTGAAGCCAAAGAAATTCAAATCTGGACAGATGTAAGCGGAATGATGACTTCAGATCCCCGGCTGGTGCCAAACGCCCATCCCATTGAACACCTTTCCTATGAAGAAGCAATGGAATTATCTCACTTCGGGGCTAAAGTGATTTACCCGCCAACGATTCAACCCGTATTAGATGCAGATATTCCGGTTCATATCAAGAATACATTTCAATCAGACAATCCCGGAACACTTATCTCTAAAGATGGCCCTGAAAATGGACAGGTTGTAAAAGGAACTTCCTGCATTCAGGAAATTGCACTTTGCACGCTTACAGGAAGTGGTATGATTGCTGTACCAAATATTTCCTACCGCTTGTTTGGATCACTAAGCCGGCAAGAGGTAAACGTCATAATGATTACGCAGGCTTCCTCTGAGCACTCCATTACGGTAGGCATAGCATTGGATGATATCGATAAAGCACGACAAGCCATCTCGGAAGAGTTCTCCTATGAAATTGAGACTCACAAAATCAATCCGCTCGAAGTAGAAACCGGTTTGTCGATTATTGCTCTTGTTGGTTCACGAATGAAAAAGCAAGTAGGTGTGAGTGCGAAACTATTTGATACGCTCAGTCATAACGGAGTGAATATCAGAGCAATTGCACAGGGTTCTACAGAGCTCAACATTACGGTGGTTATTGACAAAAAAGATCTCAAAAAATCTCTTAACAGTATCCATGAGAGCTTTTTCCTATCCGACCGGCGAAAACTTCACCTATTTATGATTGGTGTAGGAAATGTTGGACAGGTATTTATAGAACAGGTTAAAGCACAACAAGAATACCTGGCTAAAAAGCATAACCTTGATGTATATATTGCGGGATTAGCTAATTCCCGACAGATGTACTTTCATGAAGAAGGGATCGACCTTGAAAACTGGCAAGATTTGATGGAAAACAACCATCAGAAAATGGATACAGAGAAATTTGTGGAAAAAATGAAGGACCTGAATCTCAGAAACTCTGTTTGTATCGATTCTACTGCTTCAGAAGACATCGCCAAACTATATAAAGATGTCCTCGAGAGCAGTATTTCTATTGTTACACCAAATAAGATAGCCTGCTCGTCCTCTTTCAATAATTTTAAAGAACTCACAGACTCTGCTATTAAGTACAAATCGAAGTTTTTATACGAGACTAATGTCGGAGCCGGACTTCCTGTCATTTCAACTCTTAACGACCTAATCAAAAGCGGTGATGAGGTTCATAAGATTCAGGCCGTTCTTTCCGGTACCTTAAATTTCATATTTAATAATTATGACGGTACGCAAAAATTCAGTGAGGTTGTACAGGCAGCCAAAGAAGCCGGTTTTACCGAGCCTGACCCACGTATTGATTTAAGTGGTGTAGATGTCATGCGAAAAATTCTGATTCTGGCCCGAGTCAGCGGTTATAAACTGGAGCTTGATGATATCGTTAATAATGGATTTGTTCCGGAAGAGTGCATGAACACAGATTCATTAGATGAATTCTATACTAAGCTTGATGAACATGATGAGGTATTTAAGGAGATCTACAAAAAAGCAGATAAACAAAATAAACGTCTTAAATATGTAGCTACCTTCGTAGACGGGAAGTCACAAACCGGACTCGAGGCTTTTGAAGCTGATCATCCTTTTTATAATTTGGGTGGCAAAGATAACATTGTGCTTTTCCACACCAATCGATATAGTGACCAACCACTGGTTGTAAAAGGTGCCGGTGCCGGTGCCGCTGTTACAGCTTCCGGTATTTTTGCCGATATCATGAAAATTGCATCTGCCTGA